DNA sequence from the Methylomonas albis genome:
TTACACCACGCATAATACGCACTGGTACTTACTTCCATCACTCGACAGAGTACGGTTACAGGATAAGTCTTCTGTTGCGCCTGAATAAATCCGTACTTTACTTGTGCCCTATGGGTATTCGGCTTCTTTCGCAAAGAAGACAGCGGCCTTTTTTAATATCTCGCGCTCCATTCGCAACTGTTCGTTTTCCTTACGCAACCGGGTTAATTCGTCTTGGTTAGCCAGATTTAAACTGGATTTTCGCTGTAGACTCCGGGTTAGAAGGTTTACGTTCTGATCGTACCCAGCGCCCAATGGCACTTAACGATATCCCCAGATGATCGGCGGCTTGCTGCTGGCTGTAGTCTTTCTCCAGAACCAATTTGGCAGCGTCTTGTTTGAATTCCAGGCTGTATTTTGGCCGCTTTTGTTTTTTGTCGTTACTCATGGTTTACCTCTATTAACAGTATAAATTCTGCCTTTAGAAGTGTCCGGATTCATTGAACCATTTCATATTCGGCTGCCACACCAATTCAACACACGTCCCAGTAATAGGGTCGTAGCAGTGGGGTAGATGATTTTGTTCAAATTATCTTGACAAGGATTGGTCAAGTGGTAGACTGCCACGCACCTCAAGGGACCGGGGTGTCTTCAATATGGAGGCTAATAACATGGAAAAACAAAGAACTCCCGATTCGATCGGGGATTTAGATAATCTTTTAGGAGGTAGAAATGGCTGCTACAACTGAATCAGTTAAGGCTGATGCTGCGGAAGCACCGCTTTTAAATCAAAAAAACCTGTGGGCAGGCATTACCCTGTACTTGGTTTTTTATTCTTTCATTCGTTGGTACGAAGGTGTTTATGGCTGGTCAGCTGGCTTAGACTCATTCGCTCCAGAGTTTGAAACATACTGGATGAACATGCTGTATATCGAGATCGTTATCGAAGTACTGTTGTTTGCTGGTATCAATGGCTATATCTGGAAAACTCGTGACCGTAAAGTTATGTCAATCACTCCACGTGAAGAGTTGAGAAGACACTTTACACATTGGACATGGTTGGTTTGCTACGGCTGGGCTATCTACTGGGGTGCTTCTTACTTCACAGAGCAAGACGGTACATGGCACCAAACTATCGTTCGTGATACTGACTTTACTCCAAGTCACATCATCGAGTTTTACCTGTCATACCCAATCTACATCATCACTGGTTCAGCTTCTTTCATGTATGCAAAAACAAGATTGCCTACATACCACGAAGGCCTGCACCTGATGTATCTGATTGCGGTTATCGGTCCATTTATGATCTTGCCAAACGTTGGCTTGAACGAATGGGGTCACACATTCTGGTTTATGGAAGAGTTGTTCGTTGCGCCATTGCATTACGGTTTCGTATTCTTTGGTTGGGCTGCTCTGGCTGTAATGGGTGTTGTGAACACCGAAGTAATGGCAATTGCAAAATTGCTGAAAAAAGATTTGGCTTAATAGCTTATCTTTAAAAGTAAAAATACTATCTCCTTTCCTGTCGCTGCTTTGTTTAAGTGGTGGCAGGATAAAGAGAAGTGAAAAAAATATAATTTTAATTCTTTAGGAGGTAAGCTAATGAGCGCATCTCAATCAGCTGTACGTTCACGTGCGGAAGCGGTACAAGTTTCCCGTACGTTTGACTGGATGATTCTTTTTACACTGTTCACCGCAGTATTGGGTGGCTATCACATTCACTACATGTTGACCGGTGGTGACTGGGATTTTTGGACCGACTGGAAAGATAGACGTCTATGGGTAACCGTAGCTCCTATTGTTTCTATTACCTTCCCTGCTGCTGTTCAAGCTTGCTTGTGGTGGAGATACCGTTTGCCAGTTGGCGCAACATTGTCTGTTGTTGCTCTGATGGTTGGTGAGTGGATTAATCGTTATATGAACTTCTGGGGTTGGACATACTTCCCAGTTAACATTTGCTTCCCATCAAACCTGTTGCCAGGCGCGATTGTTCTTGATGTTATCCTAATGTTGGGTAACAGCATGACTCTGACTGCTGTTGTTGGTGGTTTGGCTTATGGTCTGTTGTTCTATCCAGGTAACTGGCCTGTTATCGCTCCATTGCACGTGCCTGTAGAATATAATGGCATGATGATGACATTGGCTGACTTACAAGGTTACCACTATGTTCGTACCGGTACACCTGAGTACATTCGTATGGTAGAGAAAGGTACATTAAGAACTTTCGGTAAAGACGTTGCTCCTGTATCAGCGTTCTTCTCTGGATTCGTTTCTATCATTATCTATTTCTTGTGGCACTTCTTCGGCAGATGGTTCGCTAAAACCGACTTCATCTCTGACGACGCGTCTTAATTAGAAGAATAGTAAGAAAATGAACCTGGTGGTTCTAGATAATTACCAGAAAGTCTTAATTAAAATTCTCTAGTGATAGAGGAGGAAATATGAAAATAATAAAAGACAAAGTTGCAAAACTGTCCTTTGTCGCACTGTTGGTCGCAATGACTGCAGCGATGTTCTATGCTCCAACAGCATCTGCTCACGGTGAAAAATCACAGGCTGCGTTTATGCGTATGCGGACGATTCACTGGTTTGACCTGAACTGGTCAAAAGAAGAAGTGCCTGTTAATGAAACTATGACAATTGGTGGTAAATTCCTGGTTTTCGCAGGATGGCCAGAAACTGTTGATAAGCCAGAAGTTTCATTCTTGAACGTTGGTATCCCTGGTCCTGTATTTATTCGTGCAGGTTCTTGGATCGGCGGTCAATTGGTTCCACGTTCAGTATCGTTGGAACTGGGTGAAGTTTACGAGTTTAAAGTTTTGTTGAAAGCTCGTCGTCCAGGTGACTGGCACGTTCACGCTATGATGAACGTTCAAGGTGGTGGTCCAATCATCGGTCCAGGTAAATGGGTAACCATTACTGGTTCTATGAGTGAGTTTGTTAACCCAGTTACAACTTTGACTGGTCAAACAATCAACTTGGAAAACTACGCTTTGGATAACGTTTATTTCTGGCACGCAGTATGGTTCGCAATTGCGTTCGCATGGTTGTTGTTCTGGATCAAGCGTCCATTGTTCGTTCCACGTCATATCGCTGTAAGCACAGGCAAAGCAGATTCTTTGATCTCAGCCGGTGACAAAAAAATCGGTATGCTGTTTGCTGTAGGTACATTGGTTATCGTTGCTGCTTCTATGGGCGCTACCAACGAAAAATATCCTGTAACTACTCCTCTGCAAGCTGGTTTGTTGCGTGGTATGAAAACTTATCAAATGCCTGAAGCCACTGTTTCAGTTAAAGTTGATGATGCGACATACCGTGTACCAGGCCGTGCAATGCAAATGACCTTGACCCTGACAAACAATGGCGATTCAGCTGTGCGTTTGGGCGAGTTTAACACTGCAGGCGTACGTTTCTTGGATCCAGCGGTTCATGAAGATGATACTGCTTACCCAGATGATTTGCTGGCTGAAGAAGGTTTGTCTGTTAGCGATAACAGCCCTCTGGCTCCAGGCGAAACACGCACTGTCGAAGTTACTGCTTCTGACGCTGCTTGGGAAGTATATCGTTTAGCTGACTTGATCTACGATCCAGACAGCCGCTTCGCAGGTCTGTTGTTCTTCTGGGATGAAAAAGGTAACCGTCAATTGGTAACAGTTGATGCTCCTCTGATCCCAACTTTCATCTAATACTGAAAGTTTTCTAAGTCGAAATACTTAGGAAGAAACTGAAACCCTCGCTATTGAAAGATAGCGGGGGTTTTTTTTGGTAAATATGCTTTGAAAATGTAGGAAAATTTAGAAAATGAAAAAAATGTTGGTAATCGTAGGGATATTGGTACTAAGTGGTTGTTCAGAAAAAGAAGAATATCAATCCATAGTATTGGAGCAGATGAAGCAGGATAAAGATATTAAGGACTACGGAATCGAGCCAGAAATAATGACAAAGTGCGTCGTTGATACGTCGTCAAACAATATGCCTGGAATAATTTTATTTGATCCTGAAAGACGCAAAGCGTATAAGAATTACGCGAAAATGTTAGATTTGAATAAAACTACAGACCCGCAAAAGACGTTGAATGAATTACGTGAAAGTTTTGGTGATGCAAAGAACCTGGCGGAAGCTCATTCAAACTATGTCGAAAGCGTCGTGGAATGTATGTCTGGATTGGTGACTGGCGGTGAAGAAAAATTAAAAAGCACAAAATAGTTCGCGATAGACATAATTCTCTTCTGAGTAGCGTTAAGGTTTCGTAGTAAAGCATCAACAAATCAGAATTTTCCTCGGTTAGTAAATTGGAAGATTACTTACTAAAGGGGTTGTCGCCATTTTGCAGTCATCGCTTTAAAAATGATTCATTTTGCCGCTTAGAATCGCTGGTAATCTGAATCCCAGCTAGGCATGCCAGTATGCGGTATACAATTCTCACCACCTAGTGAATTATGCTAGCGGACATGACCAACAAGATTGAGTTGAGAAAATGCTAGCTCCTATGCTGACCCATGCAGCAAGCCGCCAAATCAGAATGTCACACAGCCCCAACAGAATACGTGTCAGATTGTAGCGAGCAGTACGCATATTGTTGCAATCAGCCGAAAGCGGGTGTCCGCTACCAAATCCAGCAAAAATCCCTGGCTAGAGTACTCACTCCATGCGGACTAAATCTTGGAGTTTGTTAGAACGTTTATTGAACTATGAAGTCGAAATCCTGTGGTTTTTGAGCCTTTCAGAAGGCTTTTAATCAATAATGAGGGTAGAAAATAATATCTGCATGACACCCCGCGGATCGAGAAAAGGTCCAACTGCATCAGTATCTCTATAGTGAAGAGCAAGATTGCAAAGAGGTCACTATACATGATGCTAATAAAACGCAGTTTTTGAAGTTTATTCGCCTTGGATTGAGCTTTCACTTGGCTACAACGGTAATGCAATAACAGCCGATAAGCATTTTGCTAAAAGTTGATGTAAATTGTTAAGCTACTTAGCTAACATTAACGGTAGGACGACAATCGTGCCAATTATCTTAAAAGTACTTTCTTACAAAGGTTTGCCATTACCCAACGAATTGATAGCCGAATTCGACCCGCAAGGGGGAACGATAGGCAGAAAAGCAGGAAATACTTTAGTGTTGCCTGACGCAGAAAACTTTGTTTCAGGTCATCACGCCGAGATTATTTACCAAGGCGGAGATTATTTGATTAGAGATACAAGTAAAAATGGAACATTCTTATCTCATGCGGCGCTAAATATCAATGACTCGCAAGCTACATTGCTCGATCAGGAAGTATTGCGCATAGGCGAATATGAAGTGATGGTGGAAATATCGCCAAATCAGCCCATTAGTGTAGACAATATATTGCCTTCACCTTTTGATCAATCGTTTTCCAACGATCAGCAGTCAATAATGAGTGAACCTCTGAATTTCTCCATTCCGCTTAACGAAGCAAACTCTCCTTTCGGGGAGCGTCCGCCAGTGTCACCTTTTCATGACAGTTTTACCCCTCCGCAGGTTTTACCCCCGGAGAATGCAGGTAAGGATATCGCCGACTTTTTAAAAGGGTTAGATTCATTGGGTGCCGTGGATGCACCTTCAAATACACCTCCCGTTGTCGAATTCCCAAATTTTCAATCAGTTAATTTATCTGAGGCTATACCGTCAGGTATAGATTCCGATTCCGGTGTAGTGTTGCGCAACACGTCCGGCACCGAACGCGAGCATCACACAACCCCGGTTTTTCGGGAGCTAAAAATCGAGTCAGAACTACCTGTGGCGGGATCTGCGAGTTCGGCGTCAGACGGTGCCTTGCTAATGAAAATGTTTTTGGATGGTGCGGGAATAAAAGATCATGCGTTTCTACCCGAAGAACAATGGCCGGAGGCGATGAAAGCCACAGGGGCATTGTTCCGAAATTTGATCGAAGGGTTGATGGATGTATTACGTGCGCGAGCGGAAATGAAAAGTGAATTTCGAGTTTCTGTCACCACCATCCGGTCTTTTGACAATAACCCGCTAAAATTCAATCCGGACGTGGAAAGTGTTCTCAAACTGATGCTCGCGCCAAATAATCCTGCGTTTATTAATTCAAACGATGCGATTAATGAAGCTTTCAAGGATGTTAAGTTTCATCAACTAGCGATGACAGCGGGTATTCAGGCGGCATTAGGAGAGATTTTACATCGCTTTGATCCCGAGTCTTTTGAAAAAACGTTGGGGGAAGGCATTGTTTTTCAAAAAAAAGCCAAATGTTGGGAGCTTTATTGCGAGAAATATCCGGAATTAAAAGCGGAGGCGATAGAAGGCTTTTTTGGGGAAGAATTCGCTGAAGCTTACGAAAAGCAGATGCGTTTGTTTGCGCGGCGGTAAGGTGTTTGCAGGCTTAGTCGATTGGTAACTCAATTTGCATCGGTCATTGTTCTTAAATAAAAAACGGTATCGAATACAGTATGTCAATTAATAACAGGATTGTTTGGTCGGAGGGCATGTTCCTTAGGCCTCAGCACTTTCAACAACATGATCGTTATCTGGAAAGCCGTATCGATGGTCGTTGTTACGGAATTAGAGCGTACGACTGGGGCTTGTCCTCTCTTAAGCTGGATGAAGGGCAATTGGCGATTGGTAAAATCAGTTTGGTTGCCGCCAGAGGAATTTTCCAGGATGGTACTCCGTTTCACTTGCCTGACGAAGATGAGTTGCCACTACCACTAGATGTGTCTGAAGGCGTCGCCAATGAAGTGGTGTATTTGGCGTTACCGCTACGTCGTCCGGACGCCGTTGAGGTAGACAGCGAGAATAACTCAGATGGTTTGGCGAGGTATCGAGTTATCCATCGGGATGTCAGAGATAACAACGCCGGTTATGACGGCCGCTATCCGGTGCAGATCGGTAGCATTCGGCCAAAGCTTATGCTGGGCAATCAAGAGAGATCAGGCTATCTATGTCTGGGGATTGCCAATATCGTTGAGGTGCGTGCCGACAAAACAGTCGTACTGGATGACAAATACATTCCCGTGGTATTGCAATCGGCAACCAGTAGCATTTTAAATGGTTTCGTCCGCGAACTGCAGGGCTTATTGCATACCAGAGGGGAGGCACTGGCCGCGCGCGTGGCGGGTACTTCGCAAGGTGCCGGCGTGGCGGAGGTTGCAGATTTTATGTTATTGCAAACCATCAATCGTTATGAACCTTTGCTGGCACATTTGGCTGGAAATGCGCTGCTACATCCGGAAACTTTGTTTTCCTTGTGCCTGCAGGTGATGGGAGATTTAGCAACTTTTTATCGCCAAACTAAACGGCCTGCGGTGTTGCCCGAGTATCGGCATGATGACCTGCGTATTTGCTTTATCCCGTTAATTGATGAATTACGACGCTTGCTAAGCATGGTGCTTGAGCAAAATGCGATTCAAATTCCGCTAACCAAGCATAGTCAGGCAGTGTATTACTCAGGCCGTCCGGATGTGAAATTATTGGAACAGGCTATCTACATACTCGCCGCAAATGCGCAAGTATCGTCGGAAATGTTGCGTACGCATTTTCCGCCCCAAGTGAAGATTGGTCCTGTCGAGGAGATCACGCAACTGGTAACAGCAGCTCTGCCGGGTATATCAATTCACCCTTTGCCCGTGGCGCCAAGGCAATTGCCATATCACGCCGGATGCTCTTATTTTGAGCTGGATAAGCAAAGCCCCTATTGGAAGAAAATGATGGATTCCGGCGGCTTTGCGTTTCATATTGGCGGTAATTTTCCGGGATTAGAGTTGGAATTCTGGGCAATAAAAAAAGGGTGATGACATGGTGCAACAAGGACCTTTCGGCGATGATGATAAAACAGTATTACGGCCTTCGCCCGGCGGAAGAATGCCGCAGCAGCCGTCATTCACGCAAATACCGACATCCCCTCCACCTCAGCAGCCGACTTCAAATATCAACATTCCTTCGCTCAGCGTGCTTTCAGGAGCGGATAGCGATTCCTTATTGACCTTATCGGCCGGCATACTTTCCTTGGCGGCTAGACTCAGAGCAACAGTTAGTTACTCCGGGGTTGACGAATTAAAGCAAAAGCTGGCCAAAGAGGTCAGAGAATTTGAAAACCGTGGCTTGAATGCCGGGTTTCAGCAAGAAACGATGCGGATGGCGAGTTATGACTTATGTACCTTTCTGGATGAAATCATCCAAAACACGCCCTGGGGCTCGCAGAGTAATTGGGGCCATCAGAGTTTACTTATCCTTTTTCATAAAGAAGCTTGGGGCGGAGAACGTTTTTTCCAAATACTCGATCATCTGGTAAA
Encoded proteins:
- a CDS encoding transposase; amino-acid sequence: MSNDKKQKRPKYSLEFKQDAAKLVLEKDYSQQQAADHLGISLSAIGRWVRSERKPSNPESTAKIQFKSG
- the amoB gene encoding bacterial ammonia monooxygenase, subunit AmoB produces the protein MKIIKDKVAKLSFVALLVAMTAAMFYAPTASAHGEKSQAAFMRMRTIHWFDLNWSKEEVPVNETMTIGGKFLVFAGWPETVDKPEVSFLNVGIPGPVFIRAGSWIGGQLVPRSVSLELGEVYEFKVLLKARRPGDWHVHAMMNVQGGGPIIGPGKWVTITGSMSEFVNPVTTLTGQTINLENYALDNVYFWHAVWFAIAFAWLLFWIKRPLFVPRHIAVSTGKADSLISAGDKKIGMLFAVGTLVIVAASMGATNEKYPVTTPLQAGLLRGMKTYQMPEATVSVKVDDATYRVPGRAMQMTLTLTNNGDSAVRLGEFNTAGVRFLDPAVHEDDTAYPDDLLAEEGLSVSDNSPLAPGETRTVEVTASDAAWEVYRLADLIYDPDSRFAGLLFFWDEKGNRQLVTVDAPLIPTFI
- the amoC gene encoding bacterial ammonia monooxygenase, subunit AmoC, with the translated sequence MAATTESVKADAAEAPLLNQKNLWAGITLYLVFYSFIRWYEGVYGWSAGLDSFAPEFETYWMNMLYIEIVIEVLLFAGINGYIWKTRDRKVMSITPREELRRHFTHWTWLVCYGWAIYWGASYFTEQDGTWHQTIVRDTDFTPSHIIEFYLSYPIYIITGSASFMYAKTRLPTYHEGLHLMYLIAVIGPFMILPNVGLNEWGHTFWFMEELFVAPLHYGFVFFGWAALAVMGVVNTEVMAIAKLLKKDLA
- the tagH gene encoding type VI secretion system-associated FHA domain protein TagH, giving the protein MPIILKVLSYKGLPLPNELIAEFDPQGGTIGRKAGNTLVLPDAENFVSGHHAEIIYQGGDYLIRDTSKNGTFLSHAALNINDSQATLLDQEVLRIGEYEVMVEISPNQPISVDNILPSPFDQSFSNDQQSIMSEPLNFSIPLNEANSPFGERPPVSPFHDSFTPPQVLPPENAGKDIADFLKGLDSLGAVDAPSNTPPVVEFPNFQSVNLSEAIPSGIDSDSGVVLRNTSGTEREHHTTPVFRELKIESELPVAGSASSASDGALLMKMFLDGAGIKDHAFLPEEQWPEAMKATGALFRNLIEGLMDVLRARAEMKSEFRVSVTTIRSFDNNPLKFNPDVESVLKLMLAPNNPAFINSNDAINEAFKDVKFHQLAMTAGIQAALGEILHRFDPESFEKTLGEGIVFQKKAKCWELYCEKYPELKAEAIEGFFGEEFAEAYEKQMRLFARR
- the amoA gene encoding bacterial ammonia monooxygenase, subunit AmoA — protein: MSASQSAVRSRAEAVQVSRTFDWMILFTLFTAVLGGYHIHYMLTGGDWDFWTDWKDRRLWVTVAPIVSITFPAAVQACLWWRYRLPVGATLSVVALMVGEWINRYMNFWGWTYFPVNICFPSNLLPGAIVLDVILMLGNSMTLTAVVGGLAYGLLFYPGNWPVIAPLHVPVEYNGMMMTLADLQGYHYVRTGTPEYIRMVEKGTLRTFGKDVAPVSAFFSGFVSIIIYFLWHFFGRWFAKTDFISDDAS
- the tssK gene encoding type VI secretion system baseplate subunit TssK produces the protein MSINNRIVWSEGMFLRPQHFQQHDRYLESRIDGRCYGIRAYDWGLSSLKLDEGQLAIGKISLVAARGIFQDGTPFHLPDEDELPLPLDVSEGVANEVVYLALPLRRPDAVEVDSENNSDGLARYRVIHRDVRDNNAGYDGRYPVQIGSIRPKLMLGNQERSGYLCLGIANIVEVRADKTVVLDDKYIPVVLQSATSSILNGFVRELQGLLHTRGEALAARVAGTSQGAGVAEVADFMLLQTINRYEPLLAHLAGNALLHPETLFSLCLQVMGDLATFYRQTKRPAVLPEYRHDDLRICFIPLIDELRRLLSMVLEQNAIQIPLTKHSQAVYYSGRPDVKLLEQAIYILAANAQVSSEMLRTHFPPQVKIGPVEEITQLVTAALPGISIHPLPVAPRQLPYHAGCSYFELDKQSPYWKKMMDSGGFAFHIGGNFPGLELEFWAIKKG